Genomic window (Rubeoparvulum massiliense):
TTCCTGGATTAGATTCAAGAATTGTGGCCACCATCGTGATCCTAGGCTTCTATGTGATTCATGTCATGGGGGTTAAAGAATTTGGACGCTTCCAAGCGATTATCTTCTCAATTTTAGTCTTGGCGATTCTCGTCCTCGTTGTTCCGGGATTATTTCATATTAAGCTAGAGTATTATGCAGATCCATTGCCGTTTGGCTGGAAGGCCTTCTTCAGTGTATTTCCTACGCTCTTTCTTTCATATCTCGGTTTTGAGTCATTGGCTCAAGCCGCAGGGGAGACGAAGAATGCACGGGAGGTTTTACCGAAGGTATTCCTCGTTGGGATCATCCTTACAGCCACGATCTATTTCTTAATTTCCTTCGTTGCCTTTGGTGTATTGCCGTTTGATATCCTGGCACAGTCGTCCTCAGCCATGACGGATGTAGCTTCAGTATATCTACCATTGGGTGCAGCAGGACTCGTTTCTATCGGAGCCATTATGGCCTTTGTGAGTACCATTAATACAGCGATTATGGTCCCTTCCCGAGTGATGATGATGTTTGCCAATGATCGCTTAGCACCACAATTTTTTGCTCGTATCAATCCGAAGACACACACACCGGTTCTAGGATTAACCCTAACTGTTCTTATTGTGCTCTTCTTGATCTGGACAGGAACCATGGAATTTATTCTTGGCTTTACACTGCAGGGAATGTTTATCCTGTATATGATGCATAGTCTCACCATGATCTGCTTACCCTTTGTCAATCCACAACTCTATCAATCTGCTCGTTTCCGTCCACATCCTGCAATTCTTGTCATTGCTGGCCTAATCAGTGTAGGTACACTCTTTGCATTTAGCTACGCTATTATCATGGACGTATGGAAGCTGCTCGTCTTCTGGGTTGCTTTGGGTGTCATCATCTATGGTAGTGCTCGCCTTGCAGGAAAGCGGGAGCAATATGATTATAAAGCGGCTATGGGAGCAACAAAGCAAGAGTATGCTCAACCTGTGCAATAATCGAAAATGTAGACATTTATCGAACTTACACGATTTAGGTAGAAAATAACCACCAATTGGTAGCCTTTGTCTTTACAAAGACTACCTTTTTCTTTACAATAATAGCAGTGGTAGTGAGAATCATTATCAATTGCCGTAATTGAATTGATAGTAAGGAGGCTAGCATCATGAGTATTGCAGAATTAAAGGTAGGCGAAATCGGACAAGTGATCGATGTGGCACAATTGGATGAAAGCTTCCGCCGTCGTCTCGCTGATATGGGGTTAAATCAAGGGAAACGCGTTAAGATCCAACAAAAGCTTCCATTTGCTGGCCCTTGCATTCTTGAATGCGAGGGGATCCAATTGGGATTACGTCATGATGATGCCCAACGAATCAAGGTTCGGGTTGATTAGAATGGGTTCGAACCTCTCTATAGCTCTCGTTGGCAATCCTAACAGTGGGAAAACCTCGATTTTTAACCATATTACGGATGGTTATGAGTCCATAGGAAATTGGGCAGGTGTAACGGTTGAAAAGAAGGTGGGCAGATTACCTCGTAATTTGGGGAATTGCATCGATCTTCCAGGAGTATATACGCTTTCACCGCTCTCCCGTGATGAGGAAGTAGTAACACGCTTTTTTTTAGAGGAACAGGTTAGTGGCCTGCTTAATATCGTAGATGCCACTCAGCTGCAGCGCCATTTATATCTTACGATCCAACTTCTTGAGATGGGGATGCCGACCATTCTCTTATTAAACATGATGGATCTAGCCAAACATCAAGGTTTGCACATTGATATACAACAATTGG
Coding sequences:
- a CDS encoding FeoA family protein, with product MSIAELKVGEIGQVIDVAQLDESFRRRLADMGLNQGKRVKIQQKLPFAGPCILECEGIQLGLRHDDAQRIKVRVD
- a CDS encoding APC family permease is translated as MQNLQQPTLKRELGKFESYAIIIGSLIGAGIFVVTGQAGGIAGPGVPFAYLLMLPVILSTAMAYAVFMSTPLGNEPGGAYTHISRTFNNYFLGFIVMWLKLVSFFGVMSIMSLSFADYLTPYFPGLDSRIVATIVILGFYVIHVMGVKEFGRFQAIIFSILVLAILVLVVPGLFHIKLEYYADPLPFGWKAFFSVFPTLFLSYLGFESLAQAAGETKNAREVLPKVFLVGIILTATIYFLISFVAFGVLPFDILAQSSSAMTDVASVYLPLGAAGLVSIGAIMAFVSTINTAIMVPSRVMMMFANDRLAPQFFARINPKTHTPVLGLTLTVLIVLFLIWTGTMEFILGFTLQGMFILYMMHSLTMICLPFVNPQLYQSARFRPHPAILVIAGLISVGTLFAFSYAIIMDVWKLLVFWVALGVIIYGSARLAGKREQYDYKAAMGATKQEYAQPVQ